In Alistipes ihumii AP11, a genomic segment contains:
- a CDS encoding DUF6562 domain-containing protein: MKKIFPLFLALTVLTGCSEETEPTPGLAPVGGVISLRSESVLKNEPAAKAATHSETAAGQRLTYTFEAWTKDANPRCVLHKTANGTFDEAAIEIALVPGTYDFLFWADYGTGAYATADLRQIKIAMTSGSTPATYAPGSERDAFACVLPDVQWNGGNGVSATLKRPLAKLTMRNKEAFNTGDKAVSVTYRNVPTRYDVLTEKTSGPQTVTVAFPNTTVNSATVGEDFLFVPSNAGQSVGLSITVGDVTKGIDVLQLQRNYATSVTATFEEATGN, translated from the coding sequence ATGAAAAAGATATTTCCCCTGTTCCTCGCACTGACCGTCCTTACCGGCTGCAGCGAAGAGACGGAACCCACGCCCGGGTTAGCGCCCGTAGGCGGTGTGATTTCCCTGCGCTCCGAGAGCGTACTGAAAAACGAACCTGCGGCCAAAGCGGCGACTCACAGCGAGACGGCTGCAGGACAACGGCTGACCTACACCTTCGAGGCATGGACAAAGGACGCCAATCCCCGATGCGTACTGCATAAGACAGCAAACGGAACGTTTGACGAAGCCGCCATCGAGATCGCGCTGGTGCCCGGAACGTATGACTTCCTCTTCTGGGCCGACTACGGCACGGGAGCCTATGCGACCGCCGATCTGCGGCAGATAAAGATTGCCATGACCTCCGGCAGCACGCCCGCGACCTATGCCCCGGGCAGCGAACGCGACGCTTTCGCCTGCGTCCTGCCCGACGTGCAGTGGAACGGCGGCAACGGCGTATCGGCCACGCTGAAACGTCCGTTGGCCAAACTGACGATGCGGAACAAGGAGGCGTTCAACACGGGCGATAAAGCGGTTTCGGTTACCTACCGGAACGTTCCGACGCGGTACGACGTACTGACCGAAAAGACGTCCGGGCCGCAGACCGTAACGGTCGCATTCCCGAATACGACCGTAAACTCGGCAACAGTCGGCGAAGACTTCCTCTTCGTTCCCTCCAACGCGGGACAGTCCGTCGGCCTCTCGATCACGGTGGGCGACGTAACCAAGGGTATCGACGTGCTGCAGCTGCAGCGGAACTACGCGACCAGCGTAACGGCCACGTTCGAGGAAGCCACAGGGAATTAA
- a CDS encoding DUF6562 domain-containing protein — MNKVLLLAGMLAAFTACQKDEGLVSDTTAASSFTVTIPQSGVQSRAVTDAFGTGTSANRCILEIYHGDQLYNRIVKPVSNKQVTFDNLRLVSSQEYDFVFWADCATANSSSEEGFDDKVYNTVTGGLKAITEKGEFVGNSDERDAFFYHETISVNGSFTRDNITLKRPFGLLVVKTNDLNEIKDEALKPTGYEVAFKGLPTTFNALTGEVSGSADVTYTSEELAKNDGTISMDFLWATESEAALSDFSMTFLNNGTEICTNDAFTNIPIRRNYRTNVSGNLLTKKGTISVTIDPTFDPEGPIEKVIAEVESAADVKAALESGATDIIVKNLANTAGNEIVIPQIYATDNDVKISLTLPETSNPVTVKYDDQASGTEGNTEAPANITITANTTGKLTIDTPESTVILNGSFGEIDATTADNTLIVPEGVEVAKLNVVKGNVEIYGTVAEITFEKGAGTVTTYAAGDVATLKKAIDLIAQSKCARIVLTADIDLKGTADSPWTPIDTEGKGFVEFDGAGHTIKNLYVDNATGQPNGKGTYYGGFFYVLQGNVKDLTIDGAEVTCYRGGTLVGRMDYGTVENCHMKNTAIKSVQKIGGLIGFVSTSSKDVTVRNCSVTACSIDVFNPETFTCCSQAAGLIGYFQTFERNVLIEGCSVSGITLNNTYKGEDADSYSDGDLFYAMEQSFSHAFIGNMVNVSKKADTYDKYTVELRNNKVDKQADEVATGYFTDEYMGWWASNFTAGYISTAKLIVDGVVKDRWTELKRFVALLKDGGNVNVWYHYDLTKIPETSGEIAIEKPTVIDFKKAVTLTVGKSQIINKSQLTIRGEGTMTATANIITNEGKVTIDGGNFQATGTGDAAIVFNTGDVVINGGALESNGHYAIQNNYGKSVTINGGSITSKGGNDYCLLMHGSGVLTVTSGTLTGNFGCVRLHEGTSATISGGEFICNGQYYALFVGAYGTGVTAHVSGGKFRSTSTSAPNKCVYVGKNNTLDLTGGEFQNKGYDANISGDIAPAAGYVFAGNDDPNYPFKVVAQ; from the coding sequence ATGAATAAAGTTCTACTATTAGCGGGAATGCTGGCAGCATTTACCGCGTGTCAGAAGGACGAGGGGCTCGTATCCGATACGACAGCTGCATCCTCGTTTACGGTGACCATTCCGCAGAGCGGAGTGCAAAGCCGTGCCGTGACCGATGCCTTCGGCACCGGTACCTCGGCCAACCGCTGTATTCTGGAAATCTACCACGGCGACCAGCTTTACAACCGTATCGTAAAACCGGTAAGCAACAAGCAGGTTACGTTCGACAATCTGCGGCTGGTATCCTCGCAGGAGTATGACTTCGTGTTCTGGGCCGACTGCGCTACGGCAAATTCAAGCAGTGAGGAAGGTTTCGACGATAAAGTATACAACACTGTAACGGGCGGTCTGAAAGCCATCACGGAGAAAGGCGAGTTCGTGGGCAACAGCGACGAGCGCGACGCGTTCTTCTACCACGAGACTATTTCCGTCAATGGTTCCTTCACGAGAGACAACATCACCCTGAAGCGTCCTTTCGGCCTGCTGGTGGTAAAGACCAACGACCTGAACGAAATCAAGGACGAGGCGCTGAAGCCCACGGGATACGAGGTCGCTTTCAAGGGACTGCCCACGACGTTCAACGCCCTGACGGGCGAAGTGAGCGGATCGGCCGACGTGACCTATACGTCGGAAGAACTGGCCAAAAACGACGGCACGATCTCGATGGACTTCCTCTGGGCCACGGAATCCGAGGCCGCGCTCTCCGATTTCTCGATGACGTTCCTCAACAACGGCACGGAGATCTGCACCAACGACGCCTTCACCAATATTCCGATCCGCCGCAACTACCGCACCAATGTGTCGGGCAACCTGCTGACCAAGAAAGGCACGATCAGCGTGACGATCGATCCGACTTTCGATCCGGAAGGCCCCATTGAGAAAGTGATTGCGGAAGTAGAAAGCGCGGCTGATGTCAAGGCGGCCCTCGAAAGCGGTGCGACCGATATCATCGTCAAGAATCTGGCGAATACAGCGGGCAACGAGATCGTGATACCGCAGATCTATGCTACGGACAATGACGTGAAAATTTCGCTTACGCTGCCCGAAACGAGCAACCCCGTTACCGTAAAATACGACGATCAGGCCAGTGGAACGGAAGGTAACACGGAAGCTCCCGCCAATATTACCATCACGGCCAATACCACCGGAAAACTGACCATCGACACCCCGGAATCGACGGTTATCCTGAACGGCTCCTTCGGGGAAATAGACGCCACGACGGCCGACAATACGCTGATCGTGCCCGAAGGCGTTGAAGTAGCGAAACTGAATGTCGTAAAAGGCAACGTAGAGATCTACGGTACGGTTGCGGAAATTACATTCGAGAAAGGAGCCGGAACTGTTACGACTTATGCTGCAGGCGATGTCGCTACGCTGAAAAAAGCGATCGACCTGATTGCCCAAAGCAAGTGTGCCCGAATCGTGCTGACGGCCGATATCGACCTTAAAGGCACTGCCGATAGCCCTTGGACTCCGATCGATACGGAAGGCAAAGGCTTCGTGGAATTCGACGGCGCCGGCCATACGATCAAGAACCTCTACGTTGACAACGCCACAGGTCAACCTAATGGTAAAGGCACTTACTACGGCGGTTTCTTCTATGTGCTTCAGGGCAACGTGAAAGACCTCACGATCGACGGCGCCGAAGTGACCTGCTATCGCGGCGGTACATTGGTCGGCCGCATGGACTACGGTACGGTGGAAAACTGTCATATGAAGAATACAGCCATTAAGAGCGTTCAGAAAATCGGCGGCCTGATCGGTTTCGTCAGCACAAGCTCGAAAGATGTCACGGTCCGCAACTGCTCGGTAACCGCTTGCTCTATCGACGTATTTAATCCCGAAACGTTCACCTGCTGTTCGCAAGCTGCCGGCCTTATCGGTTATTTCCAGACTTTCGAGCGCAACGTGCTTATTGAGGGCTGCTCGGTCAGCGGCATTACTCTCAACAATACTTATAAAGGTGAGGATGCGGATTCCTATAGCGACGGCGATTTGTTCTATGCTATGGAGCAAAGTTTCTCCCACGCATTTATCGGCAATATGGTAAATGTGTCGAAAAAAGCCGACACTTACGACAAGTACACCGTGGAACTCCGCAACAACAAGGTGGATAAACAGGCAGACGAAGTAGCAACCGGCTATTTCACCGATGAATATATGGGCTGGTGGGCTTCCAATTTCACTGCAGGATACATAAGCACGGCCAAATTGATCGTGGATGGCGTTGTTAAGGATCGCTGGACCGAACTGAAACGCTTCGTTGCCCTCTTGAAAGACGGTGGCAACGTCAATGTATGGTATCATTATGATTTGACGAAAATTCCGGAAACGAGCGGCGAGATTGCGATCGAGAAACCTACCGTCATCGACTTTAAGAAAGCTGTTACGCTGACTGTCGGCAAATCGCAGATCATCAACAAGAGCCAGCTGACCATCCGGGGCGAGGGCACGATGACGGCAACCGCCAATATCATCACCAACGAGGGCAAAGTCACCATCGACGGCGGCAACTTCCAGGCGACCGGCACGGGCGACGCCGCGATCGTATTCAACACGGGCGACGTGGTAATCAACGGAGGTGCACTGGAATCCAACGGCCATTACGCCATCCAGAACAATTACGGAAAAAGCGTTACGATCAACGGAGGCTCCATTACATCGAAAGGCGGCAACGATTATTGCCTGCTGATGCATGGTTCCGGCGTTCTGACCGTTACGAGCGGTACACTTACCGGCAACTTCGGCTGCGTGCGCCTGCATGAGGGGACATCCGCAACGATTTCGGGCGGAGAGTTCATCTGCAATGGACAATACTATGCGCTCTTTGTCGGGGCATACGGGACCGGCGTCACCGCCCATGTCTCAGGCGGCAAATTCCGCAGCACGAGCACCTCGGCACCGAACAAATGCGTGTATGTGGGCAAAAACAATACGCTGGACCTTACGGGCGGCGAATTCCAGAACAAGGGATACGACGCCAATATAAGCGGAGATATAGCACCCGCAGCCGGTTATGTCTTTGCCGGTAACGACGACCCGAATTATCCGTTCAAGGTCGTGGCTCAATAA
- a CDS encoding DUF6562 domain-containing protein, with product MNKVLLLAGMLAAFTACQKDEGLVSDGATSQTITVTIPQGMQTRATAADFGNGAKVDRCLLQIYRSGTTPAKYGEQQSATVQKGTDGKLTATFNLRLVASQTYDFVFWADCSTGDHYNTDDLTNITVKGDYAGNNDEFDAFTGALLDYQVTGAFSENITLRRPFGQLNVKTLDLAAIPDPALKPTKVKVAFTAVPTSFDARKSEVGTTTAAAEYTADVLNATGELTVDYIWAPVEEATLADFSMTFLNGTTEISTNGDFKNIPIRRNYRTNVSGNLLTKQGTFNVTINPEFYKPDINDYPELRAALANGGSVTLSEDVTIEAPLVVETGKTVEIDLNGHTIMNETDVWAGNDWSLFSVRGGSLTVKNGTVKGKDNDCYACDVQYGGTLIIEDGIFVGNISAVYVHEGKAEIKGGTFSIVQTSDGGDPYRFLLNCYDPNRQAGKASIVVTGGTFENFNPADNAAEGAGTNFVDEGYKAVKIAETPAPNGTFQVVKNAKVENADELIGALADPEIANIEVTADIDLSDKNSDELTFTEHKTIDIEEGATIQLSSANFLTAEKGLTLTGKGTIDNSAAASTAVAAAASDVHEHKSLIHVTGGDLLIEGVTLINDPEHHWHGSSYNTAAIAYWNDANITIRNARIISGEFTLCGMGRNSANTATVTLIDSYFESTSSNLDNGQHWAYAMRLFGSEVLIENCEVKGIQGAVSIEENAKAEIRSGKFYTVNTSGQQDAFYALYVSSNAEVTITGGEFFAPNVRTGLQIEGTSAVVSGDNDAGRPSGSVILKGGKFSGKAYNHVTNTVYDPAAGYQWQAITDGDNLKWAVVPASR from the coding sequence ATGAATAAAGTTCTACTATTGGCGGGAATGCTGGCAGCATTTACCGCGTGTCAGAAGGACGAGGGGCTCGTATCCGACGGAGCGACCTCCCAGACCATTACCGTTACCATCCCGCAAGGGATGCAGACCCGTGCCACGGCGGCGGATTTCGGCAACGGGGCGAAAGTCGACCGTTGCCTGCTTCAGATCTACCGCTCGGGTACGACTCCGGCGAAGTATGGCGAACAACAGTCAGCCACCGTGCAGAAAGGCACCGATGGTAAGCTGACCGCAACATTCAACCTGCGTCTGGTGGCTTCGCAGACCTACGATTTTGTCTTCTGGGCCGACTGCTCGACCGGAGATCATTATAATACGGACGATTTGACCAATATCACGGTGAAAGGCGACTATGCGGGTAACAATGACGAATTCGACGCCTTTACCGGCGCATTGCTCGACTACCAGGTAACGGGAGCTTTTTCGGAAAACATTACCTTGCGTCGTCCTTTCGGCCAGTTGAACGTCAAGACGCTCGACCTCGCGGCAATTCCCGATCCCGCGTTGAAGCCGACGAAAGTGAAAGTGGCTTTCACGGCCGTTCCGACTTCGTTCGATGCCAGGAAAAGCGAGGTAGGTACGACGACGGCAGCGGCAGAATATACGGCCGACGTGCTCAACGCCACCGGCGAGCTGACGGTGGACTACATCTGGGCGCCCGTCGAGGAGGCTACGCTGGCCGATTTTTCGATGACGTTCCTCAACGGCACGACCGAAATTTCGACCAACGGCGACTTCAAGAATATTCCGATCCGCCGCAACTACCGCACCAATGTATCCGGCAACCTGCTGACCAAACAGGGTACGTTCAACGTGACGATCAATCCGGAGTTCTACAAGCCCGACATCAACGACTATCCCGAACTGCGTGCCGCACTGGCCAACGGCGGCAGCGTCACCCTGTCGGAAGACGTGACGATCGAAGCCCCGCTGGTCGTGGAAACCGGCAAGACGGTCGAGATCGACCTGAACGGGCATACGATTATGAACGAAACAGATGTGTGGGCCGGAAACGACTGGTCGCTGTTCTCCGTCCGTGGAGGATCGCTTACCGTCAAGAACGGTACGGTAAAGGGTAAGGATAACGATTGTTACGCGTGCGACGTGCAGTACGGAGGAACCCTGATTATCGAAGACGGTATTTTCGTCGGAAATATTTCGGCGGTTTATGTTCATGAAGGCAAGGCCGAAATCAAGGGCGGTACGTTCAGCATTGTCCAGACTTCAGACGGCGGAGACCCCTACCGCTTCCTGCTCAATTGTTATGACCCCAACCGTCAGGCTGGCAAGGCTTCCATCGTGGTGACGGGCGGTACCTTCGAGAATTTCAATCCTGCCGACAATGCGGCCGAAGGAGCCGGTACAAACTTTGTGGACGAGGGTTACAAAGCAGTCAAAATTGCAGAGACCCCGGCGCCGAACGGCACGTTCCAGGTTGTTAAAAATGCAAAAGTGGAGAATGCGGATGAACTGATCGGAGCTTTGGCCGATCCCGAAATAGCCAACATCGAGGTTACTGCCGACATCGACCTTTCGGACAAGAATTCCGATGAACTTACTTTCACCGAGCACAAAACCATCGACATCGAGGAAGGGGCGACCATCCAACTCAGCAGCGCGAATTTTCTGACGGCCGAAAAGGGTCTCACGCTGACCGGCAAAGGTACGATCGACAACAGTGCGGCTGCCTCTACGGCCGTAGCTGCCGCCGCTTCCGATGTACACGAACACAAATCGTTGATTCATGTTACGGGAGGCGATCTGCTGATCGAAGGCGTCACGCTGATCAACGACCCCGAACACCATTGGCACGGAAGTTCCTACAACACTGCAGCGATCGCCTATTGGAACGACGCGAACATAACTATCCGGAATGCCCGGATCATCTCGGGCGAGTTCACCCTCTGCGGTATGGGGCGTAACAGTGCGAACACCGCAACTGTTACCTTGATTGACAGCTATTTCGAGTCCACTTCTTCGAATCTGGATAATGGCCAGCACTGGGCTTACGCGATGCGTCTGTTCGGCTCCGAGGTATTGATCGAGAATTGCGAGGTCAAGGGTATTCAGGGCGCTGTTTCCATCGAAGAGAATGCCAAGGCCGAGATTCGCAGCGGTAAGTTCTATACGGTCAATACCTCTGGACAGCAGGATGCCTTTTACGCGCTATATGTAAGCAGCAACGCCGAAGTCACGATCACGGGCGGAGAGTTTTTCGCTCCCAACGTCAGGACGGGATTGCAGATCGAAGGCACCAGTGCGGTCGTATCGGGCGACAACGACGCCGGACGGCCAAGCGGAAGCGTAATCCTCAAAGGCGGCAAATTCAGCGGCAAGGCTTACAATCACGTAACCAATACCGTTTATGATCCGGCTGCCGGATATCAATGGCAAGCAATAACAGACGGCGACAATTTGAAATGGGCCGTTGTCCCTGCCTCCCGATAG
- a CDS encoding DUF6562 domain-containing protein, with product MRKLFLLAAGLAMTLTACQKDEVSPSAGATSQTITVSIPQGVQTRAAAADFGDGSQIDRCLLQIYRNGQPYGEQQTATVTGNTATFNLRLVAQQKYDFVFWADCSEAGYETDDLSTIKLGSDADYTGNDDKFDAFFLCKKDYTVTESFSETFTLRRPFGQLNVKTLDLAAIPDNAADLKPAKVKVNFTSLPNTFNALTGEESGEAAVEYTADVLNATGELTVDYIWAPVEQATLADFTMTFLDAAGNEISANSDFKSIPIRRNYRTMVSGNLLTKQGDITVEIDPEFYKPDISVVTTAEELHAAFANGGSVTLSEDVTVEAPLVVETGKTVEIDLNGKDIINTTSLPDTDPRYGNTTVFEVKGGATLNIKGDGDIKAIGTKPNEDGYRMAVYAYGDAKVNIYGGNFVNDQDYNDHNAQLDLIYADQQAVINIYGGTFESKSANNRGYWVLNLKDGSGAAINVYGGTFINYDPSSSMTENPVKNFVAEGYTAIKTSAEPAPNGTYTVVKGTEVTAPADLESALKSGDIVIVSSSMTIDDSPYISSVASATLSLKEGAVLAAQEGSALQQCIQVSKSCKKMVISGKGSIVGPKNSTATNVAGIYSGCPDLVIDGAITVDGGSGSKGTNAAIRIAEGTTTIKDGYFTVGTDASGIANSCILVATARPTQKAHLKIYGGVFETQGNPINGWYPVINIQDADRKAGRATVEIYGGIFVNYNPATGDNTGEADDTFVAPGYKSVQTTYNGQQAWQVIPE from the coding sequence ATGAGAAAATTATTCCTATTGGCGGCGGGCCTTGCGATGACCCTGACCGCATGTCAGAAGGACGAGGTCTCTCCATCCGCAGGAGCGACCTCTCAGACGATTACCGTCTCTATTCCGCAAGGAGTACAGACCCGTGCCGCAGCGGCGGATTTCGGCGACGGCTCGCAGATCGACCGCTGCCTGCTCCAAATCTACCGAAACGGCCAGCCCTACGGGGAGCAGCAGACCGCAACGGTAACGGGCAACACCGCAACGTTCAACCTGCGGCTGGTGGCCCAGCAGAAGTATGACTTCGTATTCTGGGCCGACTGCTCGGAGGCCGGTTACGAGACCGATGACCTGAGCACAATCAAGCTGGGATCGGATGCAGACTACACCGGCAACGACGACAAGTTCGACGCCTTCTTCCTCTGCAAGAAAGACTACACGGTTACCGAGTCCTTCTCGGAGACGTTCACGCTCCGCCGTCCCTTCGGCCAGCTGAACGTGAAGACGCTCGACCTCGCGGCGATTCCCGACAATGCGGCCGACCTGAAACCCGCGAAGGTGAAAGTGAATTTCACGTCTCTTCCGAACACGTTCAACGCACTGACGGGCGAAGAAAGCGGCGAGGCTGCCGTGGAATACACGGCCGACGTGCTCAACGCCACCGGCGAGCTGACGGTGGACTACATCTGGGCGCCTGTCGAACAGGCTACGCTGGCCGACTTCACGATGACGTTCCTCGATGCAGCAGGCAACGAGATCTCGGCCAACAGCGATTTCAAGAGCATTCCTATCCGCCGCAACTACCGCACCATGGTATCGGGTAACCTGCTGACCAAGCAGGGCGATATCACCGTCGAGATCGATCCGGAGTTCTACAAGCCCGACATCTCTGTTGTCACTACGGCGGAGGAACTGCACGCAGCGTTCGCCAACGGCGGCAGTGTCACCCTGTCGGAAGACGTGACGGTCGAAGCCCCGCTGGTCGTGGAAACCGGCAAGACGGTCGAGATCGACCTGAACGGTAAGGACATCATCAACACGACCTCGCTTCCTGATACAGATCCACGCTATGGCAACACCACCGTATTCGAAGTGAAAGGCGGCGCTACCCTGAATATCAAAGGCGACGGCGACATTAAGGCTATCGGAACCAAGCCCAACGAAGACGGCTACCGCATGGCCGTATATGCTTACGGCGATGCGAAGGTGAACATCTACGGCGGTAATTTTGTCAACGATCAGGACTATAATGACCATAACGCACAGCTCGACCTTATCTACGCGGATCAGCAGGCCGTTATCAACATCTACGGCGGTACGTTCGAGTCGAAGAGCGCCAACAACCGCGGTTATTGGGTGCTGAACCTGAAAGACGGCTCGGGTGCCGCCATCAACGTATACGGCGGTACGTTCATCAATTACGATCCGTCGAGCTCGATGACGGAAAATCCGGTGAAAAACTTCGTTGCGGAGGGCTACACGGCGATCAAGACCTCTGCCGAGCCGGCTCCTAACGGAACTTACACGGTGGTGAAGGGTACGGAGGTAACAGCGCCTGCGGATCTGGAATCAGCCTTGAAAAGCGGCGATATCGTCATCGTTTCGAGCAGTATGACTATCGATGATTCTCCCTATATCTCCTCGGTAGCTTCCGCCACCTTGTCTCTGAAAGAGGGTGCGGTATTGGCAGCGCAGGAAGGCTCCGCATTGCAACAGTGCATCCAAGTGAGCAAATCGTGCAAAAAGATGGTTATTAGCGGAAAAGGCTCCATCGTCGGACCGAAAAACAGTACAGCCACAAACGTTGCGGGCATCTACAGCGGTTGCCCCGATCTGGTTATCGACGGCGCCATTACCGTTGACGGCGGCAGCGGCAGCAAAGGGACCAATGCGGCGATCCGTATTGCGGAGGGCACTACGACGATCAAGGACGGATACTTCACCGTCGGTACGGATGCTTCCGGAATTGCCAACTCGTGTATTTTGGTAGCAACGGCACGCCCCACTCAAAAGGCTCACCTGAAGATTTATGGCGGTGTATTCGAAACGCAAGGCAATCCCATCAACGGTTGGTATCCGGTCATCAACATTCAGGATGCCGACCGGAAAGCCGGTCGTGCCACGGTTGAAATTTACGGAGGTATTTTCGTTAACTACAACCCCGCAACGGGCGACAACACGGGCGAAGCGGACGATACGTTTGTCGCTCCGGGCTACAAGTCGGTACAGACCACCTACAACGGACAGCAGGCTTGGCAAGTAATACCCGAATAG
- a CDS encoding VanZ family protein, translating into MNKNRYGFVVGGLFVVWTAVILLLSLVPGDELPPAGWLARIPHFDKIVHCGFYLIETGLLVLWFRPSPRGKFWIVAGVVAFSGVIELVQSVCGRSADWLDWAANALGAMAGVPAALWFGRRIDQGTRASRK; encoded by the coding sequence ATGAATAAAAACAGATACGGTTTCGTTGTCGGAGGACTTTTTGTGGTCTGGACGGCGGTGATTTTGCTTCTGTCGCTCGTTCCGGGCGACGAGCTGCCTCCGGCGGGCTGGCTCGCCCGGATACCGCATTTCGACAAGATCGTCCATTGCGGCTTTTATCTGATCGAGACGGGCTTGCTCGTCCTGTGGTTCCGTCCTTCGCCGCGGGGAAAGTTTTGGATCGTAGCGGGAGTCGTCGCGTTTTCCGGCGTGATCGAACTTGTCCAAAGCGTTTGCGGCCGCAGCGCGGACTGGCTCGATTGGGCTGCCAACGCGCTCGGCGCGATGGCAGGCGTTCCGGCGGCCCTTTGGTTCGGGAGGCGGATCGACCAAGGTACGCGGGCTTCCCGCAAGTGA
- the pckA gene encoding phosphoenolpyruvate carboxykinase (ATP), with protein MSKIDLSKYGITGVTEIVHNPSYERLFEEETKPGLQGFEKGQLTDMGAVNVMTGVYTGRSPKDKFFVMDDTTKDTIWWTSDEYKNDNKPLSQQSWKVLKEIADKQLSDKRLFVVDTFCGANENSRLKIRFIMEVAWQAHFVTNMFIRPTAEELAAYGEPDFVVLNASKAKVENYKELGLNSETAVVFNLTEKMQVIINTWYGGEMKKGMFSYMNYLLPLKGMASMHCSANTNLEGKNTAIFFGLSGTGKTTLSTDPKRLLIGDDEHGWDDEGVFNFEGGCYAKVINLDKNSEPDIWNAIKRDALLENVTVRADGSIDFADKSVTENTRVSYPIYHIKNIVKPVSKGPAAEKVIFLSADAFGVLPPVSILTPEQTKYYFLSGFTAKLAGTERGITEPTPTFSACFGAAFLSLHPTKYGEELVKKMQKSGAKAYLVNTGWNGTGKRISIKDTRGIIDAILDGSIDKAPTKKIPYFDFEVPTALPGVDPNILDPRDTYADAKQWDEKAKDLAERFIKNFKKFEGNEAGKKLVAAGPKL; from the coding sequence ATGTCAAAGATCGATTTGAGCAAGTACGGCATCACGGGCGTGACCGAGATCGTACACAATCCTTCTTACGAGCGGTTGTTCGAGGAGGAGACCAAACCGGGACTTCAGGGTTTCGAAAAAGGTCAGCTGACCGATATGGGAGCGGTGAATGTGATGACCGGCGTTTACACCGGCCGTTCGCCCAAAGACAAGTTCTTCGTGATGGACGATACGACCAAGGACACGATCTGGTGGACGTCCGACGAGTACAAGAACGACAACAAGCCTCTGTCGCAGCAGAGCTGGAAAGTGCTGAAGGAAATCGCCGACAAGCAGCTGTCTGACAAGCGTCTGTTCGTCGTCGACACGTTCTGCGGCGCTAACGAGAACAGCCGCCTGAAGATCCGCTTCATCATGGAAGTGGCATGGCAGGCCCATTTCGTGACCAATATGTTCATCCGCCCGACGGCCGAGGAGCTGGCGGCTTACGGCGAGCCCGACTTCGTCGTGCTGAACGCGTCGAAAGCCAAGGTCGAAAATTACAAGGAGCTGGGACTTAACTCGGAGACGGCCGTCGTCTTCAACCTGACCGAGAAGATGCAGGTGATCATCAACACCTGGTACGGCGGCGAGATGAAGAAGGGCATGTTCTCTTATATGAACTACTTGCTGCCGCTCAAGGGCATGGCGTCGATGCACTGCTCGGCCAACACCAACCTCGAAGGTAAGAACACGGCTATTTTCTTCGGTCTCTCGGGAACGGGCAAGACGACGCTGTCGACCGATCCGAAGCGTCTGCTTATCGGCGACGACGAGCACGGCTGGGACGACGAGGGCGTCTTCAACTTCGAGGGCGGCTGCTATGCCAAGGTAATCAATCTGGATAAGAACAGCGAGCCCGATATCTGGAATGCGATCAAGCGCGACGCGCTGCTCGAGAACGTAACGGTCCGCGCGGACGGCTCGATCGATTTCGCCGACAAGTCGGTGACCGAGAACACCCGCGTGTCGTACCCGATCTATCATATCAAGAACATCGTGAAACCGGTTTCTAAGGGCCCGGCCGCCGAGAAGGTGATTTTCCTGTCGGCCGACGCGTTCGGCGTGCTGCCTCCGGTTTCGATTCTGACTCCCGAGCAGACCAAGTATTACTTCCTGTCGGGCTTTACGGCCAAGCTGGCCGGTACCGAGCGCGGCATCACCGAGCCGACCCCGACCTTCTCGGCTTGCTTCGGCGCGGCTTTCCTGTCGCTGCATCCGACCAAGTACGGCGAGGAACTCGTCAAGAAGATGCAGAAGTCGGGTGCCAAGGCCTATCTGGTGAACACCGGGTGGAACGGTACGGGCAAGCGTATTTCGATCAAGGACACGAGGGGTATCATCGACGCGATCCTCGACGGCTCGATCGACAAGGCTCCGACCAAGAAGATCCCTTATTTCGATTTCGAGGTTCCGACCGCGCTGCCGGGCGTCGATCCGAATATTCTCGATCCGCGCGATACTTACGCCGATGCGAAGCAGTGGGACGAGAAAGCCAAGGATCTGGCCGAGCGCTTCATCAAGAACTTCAAGAAGTTCGAGGGCAACGAGGCCGGCAAGAAGCTGGTAGCCGCCGGTCCGAAGCTGTAA